In Meleagris gallopavo isolate NT-WF06-2002-E0010 breed Aviagen turkey brand Nicholas breeding stock chromosome 3, Turkey_5.1, whole genome shotgun sequence, one DNA window encodes the following:
- the LOC100540115 gene encoding myelin basic protein-like — protein sequence LSDSIPTDFQGTPLFFPSYKVSLSPQLLVSFLPADQTLLLLQDIHAARASHVGSIPQRSQHGRPGDDNPVVHFFKNIVSPRTPPPMQAKGRGLSLTRFSWGGEGHKPGYGSGKFYEHKSAHKGHKGSYHEGQGTLSKIFKLGGSGSRPGSRSGSPVARR from the exons CTTTCTGACTCAATCCCTACAGATTTCCAAGGCACTCCCCTCTTCTTCCCCTCCTACAAAGTGAGCCTTTCCCCACAGCTGCTGGTCTCCTTTCTCCCTGCTGACCAGACTCTGCTGTTGTTGCAGGATATACACGCAGCCAGGGCCAGCCATGTAGGCTCCATCCCCCAGAGGTCTCAGCACGGCCGGCCTGGTGATGACAACCCTGTAGTCCACTTCTTCAAGAACATT GTCTCACCCCGTACTCCTCCTCCAATGCAAGCGAAG GGAAGAGGACTGTCCCTCACCAGATTTAGCTGG GGTGGTGAAGGACACAAGCCAGGATACGGAAGTGGAAAATTCTATGAGCACAAATCTGCTCACAAGGGACATAAGGGATCCTATCACGAGGGCCAGGGCACTCTTTCCAAAATCTTTAAACTG GGAGGCTCTGGCTCCCGGCCTGGATCACGATCTGGCTCACCAGTTGCGAGACGCTGA